From a single Mobula birostris isolate sMobBir1 chromosome 13, sMobBir1.hap1, whole genome shotgun sequence genomic region:
- the LOC140208018 gene encoding probable G-protein coupled receptor 139, protein MALPTIRQVRIVFYPILTAFGVPANLLTMVVLFRGNCGLSKCISHYMFAMAMADLLVMMFCIIAHIVMYQFPFTFLSHTSACKVVLYFMSTSLQTSVWYTVLFTVDRFVAICYQKLKAKYCTMRTAVAGIITVPLLVHLQNVPYLFEFTHVRVVNGIQWGCQPSSWFRTSLVGVAFSSLQSILTVILPFVLIALFNCLTVRRILVASKVRRELRGHSSQIQKDAEMEGRRKSIILLFSVSGSFILLWLTVSVSFLITGLTGTAHYDGDYTDTAFVATEAGYMLMYLSSCTNACIYTATQAKFREEMRLMLKSPWTLFLILVKKHS, encoded by the exons ATGGCTCTACCGACAATCCGGCAAGTAAGGATTGTATTTTATCCTATCCTCACAGCTTTCGGTGTTCCGG CGAACCTATTGACAATGGTGGTGCTCTTCCGAGGGAATTGCGGCCTTTCCAAATGTATATCCCACTACATGTTTGCCATGGCAATGGCGGATCTCCTGGTGATGATGTTTTGTATAATCGCGCATATCGTCATGTACCAGTTTCCATTCACCTTCCTGTCCCACACATCCGCCTGTAAGGTCGTCCTGTACTTCATGTCGACCAGCTTACAAACCTCGGTCTGGTACACTGTTCTGTTCACAGTCGATCGGTTTGTAGCGATCTGTTATCAGAAGCTTAAAGCGAAATATTGCACAATGAGGACAGCTGTTGCCGGCATTATAACCGTGCCGCTCCTGGTGCATTTACAGAATGTCCCATATCTATTTGAGTTTACACATGTGCGTGTAGTTAACGGTATTCAATGGGGCTGTCAGCCGAGCTCGTGGTTCAGGACGTCTCTTGTGGGAGTCGCATTCTCCTCTCTGCAGAGTATTTTAACAGTTATATTACCTTTTGTTCTGATAGCCCTGTTTAACTGTCTGACAGTGAGGCGCATTTTAGTAGCCAGTAAAGTGCGCCGAGAACTGCGCGGtcatagcagtcaaatacagaaGGATGCGGAGATGGAAGGCCGCCGGAAATCCATCATTTTACTCTTTAGTGTGTCCGGCAGTTTCATTCTCTTGTGGCTGACGGTCAGTGTAAGTTTTCTGATCACCGGACTCACAGGAACCGCGCATTACGACGGCGATTACACCGACACTGCATTTGTCGCCACTGAAGCCGGCTACATGCTCATGTATCTGAGTTCCTGCACGAACGCCTGCATTTATACAGCAACCCAGGCTAAGTTTAGAGAAGAAATGCGGCTGATGTTAAAATCCCCTTGGACCCTGTTTTTAATATTGGTTAAAAAACACAGTTAA